The genomic stretch TATTAAAGAGGGCGAAAAAATCATCGAGATGCTTAGCATTATTGGTGCACATCAGGCTTTGTTTAAATTTGAAGATGTCCGTATTATGCGCGATATGCGCAATTCGGTGAATCGAATTGTTAACTGTGAGACAGCAAATTTGAACAAAACAATTGGTGCAGCTGTGCGTCAAATTGAAAACATAAAACTCCTTGATAAGGAAATAGGGCTCGAAACTCTTCCTGATAAACTGCGTGAAGTAGCAGAAGTAAGACTTGCGAATCCAGATATTAATTTGAAGGAAGTCGGGGAATTACTAAAAGGAACCGTCAGCAAATCAGGCGTGAACCATAGACTTCGTAAAATCGATGAAATGGCAGAGAAAATTAGAGTAGAAAAAGGACAACTTATATAGTGTGAGATTTATCATAAAGAAGTCTTTTTTCTTCTAGTTTCATTCATGCTATAATGGTATAATGTTAATTAATTATGTAGTAATGATGAGAGATTTTTATAGAGGGGGTAAGTTTTTATGACAAAACACCCGGTAGTAGTCCGTTTGAAGACGGGTCTTCATGCCAGACCAGCTGCTCTATTCGTTCAAGAAGCGAATAAGTATTCATCCGAAATTTTTGTGGAAAAAGACGACAAAAAAGTGAATGCTAAAAGTATCATGGGAATTATGAGCCTTGCAATCAGCACAGGAACTGAAATTCACATTAGTGCTGAAGGCGCAGACGCTGAACAGGCAGTAAATGCATTGATCAGTCTTGTAAGCAAGGAAGAGTTGGAAAACCAATAAATTTCACGTTTTCATATGTTTATACCGGAAAGCCCCATTTGGGGCTTTTTTGCGTTGCAATTCAATTTTAGTGTTACAAATAATACATAAATTAAATAGCAGAAATGGAACTTTATACAAAATATTCTCGTCTAACAGTGTGTAGTGTCTGAATTAGTTAGAAGATGTTTGAGTAGAGAGGGAGGATCGTATATGAAAAACAAAATGGTATGGTTAAAGCCCGCAGCAGCTACATTTATCGCAGGTACTTTATTCATCAGCGGGGGCGGAGGGGCCATCTCCTTTGCGGGAAAAGCACAAGCGCAGGAAGCCGCGGCGGTTCAGAATGTGGTCTCCGTCGTAGGAAAAGGTGAAATTTCGGTAAAGCCGGACATCGCCTATCTTTATATTGGTATCCATACCGAAGGAAAGACAGCTGTTGAAGCTCAAAACGCAAATGCTAAAAAGATGCAAAGTTTAACCAACTTACTTAAAAAGACGTGGAAGCTGGAAAGCAAAGACATACAAACGAATCAGTTTTATGTACAGCCTGATTACACATACAGTGAAAAAGAAGGACGGAAATTAAAAGGATATACAGCCTCACATTCACTAAAAATCAGCTATCGCAATCTTGATAAGATTGGAGAACTACTGGATTCAGCTGTTAAAGTGGGTGTGAATCAGATCGACAATATTCAGTTTTCAATTGAGAATAGGGATGCTTTCGAAACGGCAGTAATTGAAAAAGCGATGTCTAATGCGAACTTGAAAGCAGGAGCCATCGCTAAAGTTGCCGGACGCAGTTTGGGAGTTGTCCTAAGTGTGAGCCAAGGGAATGTAGCGGAACCCGTTCGTTTCTATGAGCAGATGTATGATATGAAAGTGGAAACAGCAAACAGTACTGCTGGTAATTCATCGTCGGTTGAAACAGGAGAAATTA from Paenibacillus polygoni encodes the following:
- a CDS encoding SIMPL domain-containing protein; its protein translation is MKNKMVWLKPAAATFIAGTLFISGGGGAISFAGKAQAQEAAAVQNVVSVVGKGEISVKPDIAYLYIGIHTEGKTAVEAQNANAKKMQSLTNLLKKTWKLESKDIQTNQFYVQPDYTYSEKEGRKLKGYTASHSLKISYRNLDKIGELLDSAVKVGVNQIDNIQFSIENRDAFETAVIEKAMSNANLKAGAIAKVAGRSLGVVLSVSQGNVAEPVRFYEQMYDMKVETANSTAGNSSSVETGEIKLTTELTVHYQLN
- a CDS encoding HPr family phosphocarrier protein, whose product is MTKHPVVVRLKTGLHARPAALFVQEANKYSSEIFVEKDDKKVNAKSIMGIMSLAISTGTEIHISAEGADAEQAVNALISLVSKEELENQ